A single genomic interval of Lathyrus oleraceus cultivar Zhongwan6 chromosome 7, CAAS_Psat_ZW6_1.0, whole genome shotgun sequence harbors:
- the LOC127101817 gene encoding uncharacterized protein LOC127101817, whose amino-acid sequence MKSGDVISEEGKPWYEPDWWKFGDEKSYFRHASGSLVILSKNLAQYININSVSLKTYAYKTTYSKAVCIQTAMRGMASRNELRFRKRTLRRLRRKRGARSFRFSGIKKGLAKVMVQEDLEIGSKGHEQGNGNVVKDLWNTMSYMES is encoded by the exons ATGAAGTCAGGAGACGTGATATCAGAAGA GGGAAAGCCTTGGTATGAACCTGATTGGTGGAAATTTGGGGATGAAAAATC GTATTTCCGACATGCATCTGGTTCACTTGTTATACTTTCAAAGAATTTGGCACAGTACATTAACATAAACAG TGTATCTTTGAAGACATATGCTTATAAAACTACCTATTCCAAAGCTGTTTGTATTCAAACCGCCATGCGAGGAATGGCTTCTAGAAATGAACTTCGATTCAGGAAGCGGACcctaagaagactgcg AAGAAAGAGAGGAGCGAGATCTTTTAGATTCAGTGGAATCAAAAAGGGACTAGCTAAAGTAATGGTTCAGGAAGATTTGGAAATTGGATCCAAGGGCCATGAACAAGGAAACGGCAATGTGGTTAAGGATTTATGGAATACCATGTCATACATGGAATCATAA
- the LOC127105731 gene encoding transcription factor bHLH68, giving the protein MKGKEEKKRKESKQKTKGSKTPSLLSFQILLKNNIQPNNNSVPLLSLYSYLTNFNNNNNNKTTSQSFYQSMNRTLHLQTSPVQQQMMAGNPNNWWNPPAAPDHLPPPSNYFLSPYPTSSSLPLPLPLPSWHENQQLPENSWTQLLMSGGVVYEEDKEQVMLTQPPLVDHVKHESSVNSYVYGNEEFHGATNSTWSQIVSVPSSSSSKSNMLDFSNSTRSPSSDPSSDQCNSGAAGGALKKARVQPSTTQSTFKVRKEKLGDRITALHQLVSPFGKTDTASVLLESIGYIRFLHGQIEALSLPYLGNASSNIIKNQQQQSVQGEKSCFFPEHPGQLVNENCLKRKAVSEGCEDEEEKKDLRSRGLCLVPVSCTLQVGSDTGADYWAPAFGAGFQ; this is encoded by the exons atgaaaggtaaggaagaaaagaaaagaaaagagagTAAACAAAAGACAAAAGGTTCTAAAACTCCATCATTATTATCATTTCAAATTCTCCTCAAAAACAATATACAACCAAACAACAATAGTGTTCCTCTCCTTTCCCTCTATAGCTACTTAACcaacttcaacaacaacaacaataacaaaacCACCTCTCAAAGTTTCTACCAAAGCATGAATAGAACTCTTCATCTTCAAACCTCACCAGTGCAACAACAAATGATGGCTGGAAACCCTAATAACTGGTGGAACCCTCCTGCAGCACCTGATCATCTTCCACCTCCTTCCAATTACTTTCTATCTCCTTATCCTACTTCATCTTctcttcctcttcctcttcctcttccTTCATGGCATGAAAATCAACAACTTCCTGAAAACTCATGGACTCAACTTCTCAT GAGCGGCGGCGTGGTGTATGAAGAAGATAAGGAACAAGTTATGCTAACTCAGCCTCCTCTTGTTGATCATGTAAAACATGAAAGCTCAGTGAACAGCTATGTCTATGGAAATGAAGAGTTTCATGGAGCAACAAATTCTACTTGGTCTCAAATAGTGTCGGtgccttcttcttcttcctccaAATCCAACATGTTGGATTTCTCTAACAGTACAAGATCTCCATCATCAGATCCATCTTCTGATCAG TGTAATAGTGGTGCAGCTGGTGGGGCATTGAAGAAAGCTAGGGTTCAACCATCTACAACTCAGTCTACCTTCAAG GTTAGGAAGGAGAAGTTAGGTGATAGAATTACAGCCCTTCATCAACTTGTTTCTCCATTTGGAAAG ACTGACACAGCATCTGTCTTATTAGAATCTATTGGTTATATAAGATTCCTTCATGGTCAAATTGAG GCACTTAGTTTACCCTACTTGGGAAATGcatcatcaaacatcatcaaGAACCAACAGCAACAATCT GTTCAAGGTGAGAAAAGTTGTTTCTTCCCTGAACATCCTGGTCAG CTGGTGAATGAAAATTGTTTGAAAAGAAAAGCTGTTAGTGAGGGTTgtgaagatgaagaagaaaagaAGGATTTGAGGAGTAGAGGATTGTGTTTGGTTCCAGTTTCATGCACACTGCAAGTTGGAAGTGATACTGGAGCTGATTATTGGGCACCTGCTTTTGGTGCTGGATTTCAGTAG